The Henckelia pumila isolate YLH828 chromosome 2, ASM3356847v2, whole genome shotgun sequence genome includes a window with the following:
- the LOC140884210 gene encoding RINT1-like protein MAG2 isoform X1, with protein sequence MEDPATRPLPMPASISQQAFNSNLNSREHLDGAPLLLSELQTRCDDLDRVLSDLALQLRSNLTRHSDHSNRVGSLFENVHAQLQELCSSSTRSSSDGGSRRGMVEELQALAKEVARVETVRNYAETALKLDMLVGDIEDVVSSSMNRTLRKHSSTKNSEDMRSVALRHLKSTEDLLSSISKTHPEWNRLVSVVDHRIDRALAILRPQAIVDHRALLASLGWPPPLSTLSSSTLGAERSTEVQNPLFTMKSDLKLQYCKSFLALCGLQELQRQRKSRQLGGHYKDVTLHQPLWAIEELVNPISVASQCHFSKWIEKPEYIFALVYKITRDYVDSMDDLLQPLVDEAMLSGYSCREEWILSMVSSLSTYPAKEIFPMYVDQLSEESVPGTQTQARLSWLHLVDLMIGFDKRVKTLAAHSRMLLSLQEDGNMQNLSVLTVFCVMDYVGAIMTIINAK encoded by the exons ATGGAAGACCCGGCGACCCGACCCTTACCTATGCCCGCTTCCATCTCCCAGCAAGCGTTCAATTCAAACCTCAATTCCAGAGAACATCTAGATGGAGCCCCGCTCCTCCTCTCGGAGCTCCAGACCCGCTGCGATGATCTGGATCGAGTGCTTTCGGATCTTGCGTTACAGCTCCGTTCGAACCTGACTCGACACTCTGATCACTCGAATCGGGTGGGTTCACTCTTCGAGAATGTCCATGCCCAATTGCAAGAACTTTGCAGCTCTTCTACTCGGTCATCTTCAG ATGGAGGATCGAGGAGAGGGATGGTGGAGGAATTGCAGGCATTGGCGAAGGAGGTGGCTAGAGTGGAAACAGTGCGAAATTATGCAG AGACTGCATTGAAGCTTGACATGTTGGTTGGTGACATTGAAGACGTTGTGTCCTCCTCTATGAACAGAACTTTGAGAAAGCATTCGTCAACAAAGAATTCAGAA GATATGCGCTCAGTCGCTTTAAGACACCTTAAATCAACTGAAGATCTACTTAGTTCTATTTCAAAGACACATCCTGagtggaatcgacttgtttcagTTGTTGATCATAGAATAGACAGAGCATTAGCAATTCTAAGGCCCCAAGCTATTGTAGATCATCGAGCTCTTCTTGCTTCTCTTGGATGGCCACCACCTCTGTCAACCCTGAGTTCGTCTACTTTAGGTGCAGAAAGATCAACTGAAGTGCAAAATCCTCTTTTCACAATGAAAAGTGACTTGAAGCTTCAGTATTGTAAAAGTTTCTTGGCATTGTGTGGTCTGCAGGAATTGCAGAGACAGAGGAAGTCTCGCCAACTTGGGGGGCATTATAAAGATGTCACACTTCACCAACCACTTTGGGCTATTGAAGAACTTGTGAATCCTATATCTGTTGCTTCTCAATGCCACTTCTCAAAGTGGATTGAGAAGCCAGAGTACATTTTTGCACTTGTTTATAAAATCACTCGAGATTATGTTGACTCTATGGACGACTTATTGCAACCGCTTGTCGATGAAGCAATGCTATCTGGTTACAGTTGCAGAGAAGAATGGATCTTGTCCATGGTGTCTTCCCTATCAACCTACCCGGCGAAAGAAATATTTCCCATGTATGTGGATCAGCTCAGTGAAGAGAGCGTACCTGGGACCCAAACTCAGGCTAGGTTATCCTGGCTTCATCTTGTGGATCtgatgattggatttgataaaCGAGTTAAAACACTGGCTGCGCACTCCAGGATGCTTCTTTCTCTCCAGGAGGATGGCAATATGCAAAATCTGTCTGTATTGACTGTATTTTGTGTTATGGATTATGTCGGagcgatcatgacgataataaatgcgaaataa
- the LOC140884210 gene encoding RINT1-like protein MAG2 isoform X2, which translates to MEDPATRPLPMPASISQQAFNSNLNSREHLDGAPLLLSELQTRCDDLDRVLSDLALQLRSNLTRHSDHSNRVGSLFENVHAQLQELCSSSTRSSSDGGSRRGMVEELQALAKEVARVETVRNYAETALKLDMLVGDIEDVVSSSMNRTLRKHSSTKNSEDMRSVALRHLKSTEDLLSSISKTHPEWNRLVSVVDHRIDRALAILRPQAIVDHRALLASLGWPPPLSTLSSSTLGIAETEEVSPTWGAL; encoded by the exons ATGGAAGACCCGGCGACCCGACCCTTACCTATGCCCGCTTCCATCTCCCAGCAAGCGTTCAATTCAAACCTCAATTCCAGAGAACATCTAGATGGAGCCCCGCTCCTCCTCTCGGAGCTCCAGACCCGCTGCGATGATCTGGATCGAGTGCTTTCGGATCTTGCGTTACAGCTCCGTTCGAACCTGACTCGACACTCTGATCACTCGAATCGGGTGGGTTCACTCTTCGAGAATGTCCATGCCCAATTGCAAGAACTTTGCAGCTCTTCTACTCGGTCATCTTCAG ATGGAGGATCGAGGAGAGGGATGGTGGAGGAATTGCAGGCATTGGCGAAGGAGGTGGCTAGAGTGGAAACAGTGCGAAATTATGCAG AGACTGCATTGAAGCTTGACATGTTGGTTGGTGACATTGAAGACGTTGTGTCCTCCTCTATGAACAGAACTTTGAGAAAGCATTCGTCAACAAAGAATTCAGAA GATATGCGCTCAGTCGCTTTAAGACACCTTAAATCAACTGAAGATCTACTTAGTTCTATTTCAAAGACACATCCTGagtggaatcgacttgtttcagTTGTTGATCATAGAATAGACAGAGCATTAGCAATTCTAAGGCCCCAAGCTATTGTAGATCATCGAGCTCTTCTTGCTTCTCTTGGATGGCCACCACCTCTGTCAACCCTGAGTTCGTCTACTTTAG GAATTGCAGAGACAGAGGAAGTCTCGCCAACTTGGGGGGCATTATAA
- the LOC140877099 gene encoding uncharacterized protein produces MVSNFLNSFVRNYFSHPRWELLLYAAAWMAILMATVSVASFSPEFAFISAAGPSSSLSRAYCGVDGGSFRLPLDSPSDNFCIPNQLIRGSLLDFLIPPVFAAVMVFGSACMIRGIGFGEDDEEVEY; encoded by the coding sequence ATGGTTTCCAATTTTTTAAATTCCTTCGTACGCAACTACTTCTCTCACCCACGGTGGGAGCTGCTACTCTACGCCGCCGCGTGGATGGCCATCTTAATGGCGACGGTGTCCGTGGCCTCGTTCTCGCCGGAGTTCGCTTTCATTTCGGCGGCGGGCCCATCTTCTTCCTTGTCCAGAGCTTACTGCGGCGTGGACGGCGGCTCCTTTAGGCTGCCATTGGATTCTCCGTCTGATAACTTTTGCATCCCAAATCAGCTAATCAGGGGATCTCTACTAGATTTCCTAATCCCGCCGGTGTTCGCCGCGGTTATGGTGTTCGGCTCGGCCTGCATGATTAGAGGCATTGGATTTGGGGAGGACGATGAAGAGGTGGAATATTGA